The region CACGAACAAGTCAGTCAGTGTGTTGccccctttaaccctttgactccaaGGAGTCGTATTTTACtctctctaacgccagactattttactcgttaatggggACGGTTCAAAAGTCAATGGTTCTATTATGATATAACTCCTtagttcaaaccatttacaattttaacaAGGTATGACGTATGAATCAATTGATGTCGACAGATGTGTAATTGGGTCGACCCGCCGTTCTATTCGACTGgttcatagttaatcgagggactggttatgaaaccttagaactttcaaaagcgagagcaatgttgttgcaatcgatgttgaattgaccgtgaccctgcacaatcttttgttttcgcttcgcacgggttcgcaaattagttgcgcataatttaatcgaaggaaaAAAGGcatgttttgtgcagggtcaaggccaaaaatatggacaaaaacatgaaacaaaggaacttgtccagtttcataaccatctccttGCATTAACTATGACTGGTCGAATCGAATAGCAAGGCAAAAGTACATGTCGAACTCTCTCATGTGCCGAatcaataggccttattcacgatagccgccatgttggttttcaaattatcatgcaaagtagccatgtgttatgctggggggcaaacattggaaaaaaggcaaattgcggaaaatcggctcgtcgaaatattgaagtAACATTTCTAAAtatacattttagaatttagaattaagtcccatttatgataattttatatctttgattgcccttgacattttgactttctccTCATTTATCACTacaaaaaacatcgaagtaacttgtgtaatcattctattttactacttaagtgaaaaacattcaatgaacgtgaaaaaatcgtctgtgtggctaagatacTCGTtaaaacctctcgaacttgtgttgtttgccccctcagaaatgtgtagctaatttacatgataatagcaaatccaacatggcggccatcgtgaataaggtctattgcatAAATTCTGCATACATTACATGCATTCTATTTTTCCCAGAACTCTGTGCGTTTAAGCGACTTGACCTGCGCAAAAGGGTCCGATTTCAAACAAAATGGAGGGAAAGGAGGAAGGAAATGACTGTACAAAAGAAGCATTCGTGCAAAATCTTTGAGAAACGGAATGACAAGAGAGGCTAACAAACAGGCTGCAAAATGCTAATgaaggttttgcacggcagtcatgttgcatggcatgaacattgaaaatgttttgcattaaaaagaacatttcccATACGAAAAAGAATcgattgttcctgccatgcaacatggctgccgtgaaaTCCTGGAGTATTAAGGACAAACAAACTTGAAACGAACAGAACGATAATGAAGAAATAGCGCTAAAATCTAACGCATTTTTCTGCATCGTATCAGTCAAAAGAGATGGATGTGGCGAGTGATCTCCTGCACGggttacaaaagaaaaagaaagttttcaGTTATAGATTCTAAAAGTCGTTTAACTCCTTTGGTTTAAGACGTCCGAGTCGGTCTTCGCTTACGAGGCAATTCAACTTTTGGTAGTTTGGCGAACTAGTGAAGGTAAACACACCCTAAGGAGATCTAACGTCAAGGGAGCTTTAATTGTAGTTCCTTCCCACAGTGAATCAATACAACAAGGGGCGGCTGTTCAAAGCGTCGAGTGTATTcgactttttttattattatttaggttTAAGGAAAACCTTACACTTTTACTCTGATTCCAGGGGCCTGGCTACTTGCCTCCAAATTTGTGATGCAAAATTCAACACCTCCCGCTCAGGCGCCACTCAAGACTTCATACCGTGGAATAGCGAGCAACCAGATGCTTCTTACTAAAACTGCCATGAATCAGCTGAGAACACACATGAATTTCACTCAACTGAGATTCCACTGCAAGAAACAGACAACTGGGCGCACATTCCACATCACCACTGCTGCTAACAGTTTGGGTGAAGCTGTCGTCCAGTACTTCAGTGGTCAGACGGATGTTTTGCCTTACGCTTGTGGCTCTTTTGTCAAAATGAACGACGATAACTCTCGCCTAGCCGAAAAATGTCATGAGTGGGGCAACTCCAAAAATGGTAAATGGGGTCATGTAAACCTTAATGAAGACAGATTATATAATCACCCTGCGTTTGTAGAAAGGACGGCTCACTGGCTGCTTCCTTATAATAACATATATTCCGACAGGTTTGAGTGCGATGATAACCTCAATGAGAATAAATTATCTGCTTATGATTTTTGGGAAATTTATGCTCGTTAGAAACGCAGCTCGTTTTGGTTGACATGAGTAGTGTCAATTCAACAGTCCTTTGGGTGTCGCTGTTAGAGTAGTTTTCACTCTTTTCGTTTTGGTTAATGTGGCTCGTTATTGTGGTTTGTATTTTGTGATTCCAATTTACTCAATTCATTTGTCAGTTTATAAAGCTACAAATCAAAAGCAAATCAAAGAGGTtgatttttcagaaaaaaaatcacgaaaGGACCCAAAATCAGAAGGACCCCAATCAGAGAAGTGCAAAGTAATTTTCGCGCGGTATGATTGGTTAACTCGGAGGTGATAAGCACATGCAGttttgaccgaatgcataaatggcggccaaaaaaatattctcttGTTTATGAaataattagcctcactagtcTCGTTTGCGTGGCCAAGATATAAAagaatgttgcttgagagcgagggtagtgagtctcattagccatttatgcattcggtctattaatCATTCCAAGCAGCTCAAGAGAAAAAAGAAGTGAGTGTTCTTAATTCCCTGTTCGTTAATTGTACATTTGGAATAGCCAGCACCAGTGCAGTAGATGCAAAGATATTACAACCAGAAATAAAATCGAATTCAAAAGTTTGTGTGGAACCCTCTTTATTACGAATCCATCaaagcaaaaatttgaaattctcAAATTTATGGtgcagtttttatttattttcacatTAAAATGCAAACAATCGTTTTCCCGCTGCCCGtttggctcagttggtaaagGTACCCGCAAAACCGACAAGCCCGGCTGATCATGAGCCTAGCTGGGGCCCGTTTTCTCGAAACTTTCAGGGCTATTTTTGGGTATCGAAAATCCCTCTGTATCTCATGaacagagaggatttaagtcgtcaaacttcactgtcattttgctttttgttgtcttgaaaacatgtcaaaagatcggttttccaaaacaagccgttggcagtttcacaaatggcttttcgggcccgaaaagttttcgagaCTTTCGAAAAACGAGCCGAAGGGCCGGCAGCTTTGCCGGGATGTCTTTCAGCCCGGTATTACATGAGGTGAGCCAGCCCGGTCTGgactaaatttagaatatgtcATGTGagaaaaagataacaacaacaaaaagaagtggACAGACGTTTGTCTTGCTAAATTGtcattaaaattcaccattctacaatttaaagaagccttatgGTTTGCTATCTTATTGATCCTTTATTTAAGCATAAAAAAGGACTATTTCGTGGGtcattttgctctaaaatggtccaggagtaatgtggttagaaatcgctggcctggctaaccgggctgtcccGGTCAACGCGATTATATGAGAAAATCTCAGCCGAGTTATCGGGATCGCGACATCGTAATATGCCGGGATGTCGGCTAACCGGcctgagatttttccatgtaatcgcacATTTCATTTTTGATGTGTATCTCAGACGTGCCGGGGTCTTCATTTCGGAGGTCTTCAttttcgaggtcttcgttttcgacaCTACCCTCCAACCGCTCTTTCTCAGGTTTGCACGATTTCATCTTGCTTCATCTAGATCTTTACCTGTGTCGTTAACAAAAAAAACCGCCCGAAATCCACCACTGCAAAAAAcgtatttaaagttagggggaaagcAATACATCATGTTAAGGCTAAGGAAATAaactttccaaaaacatataatttattcacattttgaGGGATAAAATAATTCTGCGTGATAACATGTACAGCAAGCACGCTAAGAAAATGTTCTTACCTTGTCAGCGATTTCaaggcttgaaattccatccaatgAAACACATATGACTGTGACTCTGAAGAtaacttccgctcaggttgtcgaaacgccagtcaatgtcatctcaaacagtccttctcaggactacactcccCCAGACGATCGTATTTTACTTAATTAGTTTTACTTAATTATTATGaattatgcatatattttaagacGCATCTTTAAAAAATACGCATCATCATTTGCCCTGGcatgaggccatttgttcggtgtgccaatgtttttactttgtcttcagaagattccaatatagCGTCTATGTTGTTTGtcgagttattttctttgtcgctgtcatcttcagagtagttCTGAATAAAGTACCCGCAgcttattaaagaattagtattttgacttgtatcactttcaataattgcgtccatttcagttacatttgagaacatttcattttcattcagttcgcggaacgacccgtttcgaagctgacgctcgacatcttttagagtgggtctaccgcgaaaaagCGTGTGCCTTTCTTTGCATGTGTTTTTGAGCGCCCCAAAGAACAAATCGATTATCGATTAAGTCAACGCAATTCAatcttcagtaatccaaacaacgTATCACAGTGCTCTCCATGATTTTGGACTACGTGGTTTGCTTTTaataaccaatgtaaacagCCTTCTGTAGTccattgcccaatcaaaacaccgcctcgtgctttctattgtgcattttgctgcaccgaAGAAAACAATAACTGAAAACTAACATGTTTTATAACTCGGTGCCCTTACGGGTCCGAGTAATTAATGGTTAGAGCATGACTGTACAAGGTGGCTGTACAAAGTGTTGATGGACTTGTGCTTTAATATTTAGGTTTGAGGAAAACCTTGCATTTATACTCTGATTCCAGGAGGCTGGCTGCTTGTTTCCAAAGTTGTGATGGAGGATTCAACACCTCCCATTCAGGCACCAAAGAAAACTTCATATCGTGAAATAGCGAGCAACCAGATGCTTCTCACAAAAACTGCTATGAATGAGCTGAGAGCACACATTAATTTCACTCAACTGAGATTCCACTGCAAGAAAAATAATCCTGGGCGCACGTTTCACATCACCACTGCTGCTAACAACGCGGGAGAAGCTATCGTCCAGTACTTCAGCGGTCAGACGGATGTTATGCCTCGTTCATGAATGACGATGACTCTAACTTAGCCCGAAATTGCGATAAGTGGGGAATAGAAAATCCACCATTGGAAGTCCATGTTGGTAAATGGGGTCATCCAGGCCTCAGTGAAGACAGATTATACAATCACTCTGTTTTTGTATTCAACATGTATCACTGGCTCCTTAGTTATGAGGGAGATACTAGTGGCAGGTTTGAATGCGATGATCACAAGGCAActgaaaataattatgttttaTCTGCTGGTGATTTTTGGGAAATTTGTGTCCGTTAGGGTTACGCAGCTAGTTTTGGTTGACTTCAATAGAGCTGGAATTTAGCTGTCATATATTTGTCctttcttttcgttttggttAAAGACCCAGTATTGCCCATGGTGCATTGCGCGCTTGCTACCATTGGCAGCCATTTTCTCTGAAATCCGTTTGCATCGCTTATGCTACCGATATAACAATGTACTTAGGTATTGATTCAAGTGCATTATTTATCAAGGAACACTTTTGAATGTATcgtttgtctcttttgtgctgaTGTTTGCCTTTATTCCGGAAAAGTACAATATGAGGTCACTATTTAGAAACACCCCGATCTTTGGTAAGACCACCGTTATCGGGTTCGGTGCGCCAGATTAGGCTTCGATCGTCGGTGTTCTTGTTCTGAATTACGTGGAAAGCCCCACTTGGTTTTGGTCGTGCCACTAACAGTGAATTTCTACTTCATCTTAGTACGGAAGAAACATTGCAGCCAGTGACGTAAGTTAAAATTTTGATACACATTCACTTGCTTGTCAAATACATTCAATCCCACCCTTTTGTGCGTTTCGAATTTTCGATTTGTTTAAGTTATATGTTTCGCTTTCATCACTTGTAGAGTTTTGGAGCCAGGTGGATTGAGATATGTTCCTCTCAACCAAGACCCGTTGCTGACCTCAATACATACCTGCAGTGGGTTCAAAGCGAAGTTGTTCAGCACCATCGAATGTAAATGTAGCTCCCGTAGGAGCGTCAAAGAGACGTAGAATTTATCTTGAAAGGCCTTTGAGTACCAACAGCGAAGCTCGTGATTTTATTTTTACCGTTTTTATTAAACGCGCTCTATGTGCTCGTTTTGAAGTTCGTATGTTACCTCTTCTGTTTCATTCGCGTATTTAACTCACCATTTTCCACTTTGTTTTGTAGTTGAATAAACactaaaaaattatttgattctttGCACTTTACCTCCTGTAATTGTTTAGCATCCTATGAGGCGAAAGGAAATTCAGTGTCTCTCTCCAGTGTTGCTAATATCAGTGCTACCTTAGGCTTCAGACAAGGATGCTCAGGCGactacttaaaacatttttttgtttgtttttttttctgcattgaCCTTGTATTTTTTTATGGCCTTCTGAATTAGTCATTAGtcatacccttatataccctttGCCTTTTCTTATCTTGCCCTGGAAATTATCACTTCCAATTTCTAAGTTTCTCTCAGATACCCATACTTCTTTATGAGAATTCTCCTGGGTGAGATTAACCACAACTTCCACCTTTTTTGGAAGCAAAGCGGGGGAAATATTCAAAATTGACTTAACAATATCAGACTGCAGTTGGCCAAAGAGGAGAAGACCTATGCATATTTACAGCTTGGTCAGATGTAGACTAGTTCAATCCTAAACAGATAACTCGTACCCTTGCAATGAAGGCCCCACCAATGATCTACAGAAGACCTCGTGAAGGCACCTTCAAGGTTTCTATTAAGACCTAAAGATCATGAAAACATGGATTGTGAGCAAGATGTAGCAACCTTGAAACTTTTTGCCAAGTCATCAGCATAGTCACTTTGATGTTATTGtcacttacaatggtcccaaaagaaaataaaggaatgcttatgcaaacttttgcaggacaaacaaagaaattatggtattttttaaagTGGCCTATTGCTCATTTCCTCACtgcatcaagtgaagctatgatctagCACGAGTCAGCAGcccattaaaaaatattttgagttgTAGACAAGATGCCTTGAGTAGACACCTAGTTTAAGTTTTTGAGacataatattaatttttactgTGAAACAGGCGGCAGATACTTCATTGAAGGTGGCAAAATTGATTGCCACCAGATCATATTTTGCAAATTTATAGATTAATCAAAATTCCAGATCATTGTTCAGAGCAGTGGTAAACTTGAGATTTTCTGTTCAACATGTTGATTATTCTTCCAAAGAATAGTAGCTGTTATTATCAAAAATTACTACTGCACTAAGATGTGCAAACAAGAACCAATAGAATTTCATTCTGTTGAAAACAACACTGTAATATAACAACAGCCAATTTAGATAGTTGTAATCTCAACATATGCCTCCAGGGACATATACCTATGTATTCCTTGAATTAATCAGAGCTGAAGAACTCCATTGGAGAGCAACATATTTCTAAGAATTGCTGAGGCTGACGAGAATCCAAGGGCTGTCCTTTTCCCACCTAGTCAGCATACAAGTTGGGTGAGGGGCTTGGTTTCCACCCATAAAAGTGCAGATTCCCCATAGTAACGAAACAGTGGGTTTAAAAGATACAGAGAAAGTTATTCCTTTATCTTTTGGAAGGggtaaatttttattttatttttcaacaagataggcaatttcctttctttttaattgtGGGATGACCCACTTTCCTTCTGTTCCCCTCAGAATTATCTTAAGAGTTCCAATATTTTGCTTTGACCTTTGGCAAGTTCCAAATACGGAAGATTGTACAGATGAACAAATTTGCCTGATCTAATGGTGGCCCAATGAACTATCAATACTTACTGATGAAATTATATCATTAGTTTGCTCTGTATCCCATATATCTGCTATATGGGGCAGGATACTGTGTCTTGATCCCAGACACAACACATGCAGGTAACACCCTTCTGTTTCCTTTCCTAGTTTACTATGGTGCAAACTGGCGGTAACCAGCTTTCCTAAAGGTTTTGCTGCAGAAGTTGAACTCGTCAGCAAGTATCGAGCTTTGATACACAATGTCTCTGTATTGGCAATTGTTAATGTTTAAAATCTGGTGAAACATGCCACCCTTCTGCAGCATACATTTTCTTCATCATTGTGCATTGGCAGGCAGATTCTCAACTTGCACCAATCTGGTGCTTGTGTATCACTGGAGGGTGGTTCTGTTGCTGAGTCCACAGTAACTAATGTTTTGGCAAAGTCAGGTCGTCTTCTACCCATTCTCAAAAGATGGACTAGAATCCCGCCCTTTGTCAGTAAGTCAAGAGTTGCAGCaaattcctggataaaatagacaataaaaattattaaaggaTAAAGCCTCCTATGCCCATCCACCATggaatttgtgttttttttccccTCAGCTCGTTAGTGTGGCCACTCAATAGAGCTTATTCACTATGGCCGCCATGTCGACATGCTAGACACTTCTGAGGGCGCAAACCAGCACAAGTCCGATTTGTTtgacgttcattgaatgtttatcacttAAGTAGTAAgtgaatgattacacaagttacttcaatgtttctttagtgaaaaatgaggagaaagggaagaagaaagtcaaaatgtcaaaagcAATCAAATTATCATAAAAGGTACTTACttctaaattttaaaatgtacttttagcaatgttatttcaaaaTTTCGCCAAgacgatttttcgcaatttgccttctttccaatgtttgcccccccccccccccccagcataacagatggctaatttgcatgacaacatgacaatttgaaaacatggtggttggctatcgtgaataaggcttATTGGTACCAAAacttgtccattacaccaaagATAATATATCGTCTGCTCTCTCACCTTCATCTCTTTTTGGGCAACCTGTAATTCCTGTTCAAACCTCAGTTCAGCATCGACTACCAGCAACTGTTCGGTCCTTCGGTTGCTCTATCGTTTAGCTGAAAACAAGTAGTATAAATTAAAAGAGCACCATAAAAGAATTACAAGAATTATATCATGCTtctttttcgcattttcttaaATTAATATCACATGTACAAAGGTCGTGGCATTTGAGATTTCCCTCGCGACTCTACAAAATCTTCTTCCCTTTCTCCTGGCGCAGTGATCTTTACAGTCGCAGTACGTTCGATCCTAAAATTTATACGGTCAACTATGATTGATATTAGCGAACAAAATGCGTGCGATCAGCATTTCGAAGTCCAAAGCTAAGACAAGAAGTTTGCCATCGCAGTATCGTGTAAATATCAAGAAAACTCCGTCGTGCTATCGTCGACA is a window of Montipora foliosa isolate CH-2021 chromosome 5, ASM3666993v2, whole genome shotgun sequence DNA encoding:
- the LOC138003042 gene encoding uncharacterized protein; the encoded protein is MNVSNWKEDGYYWIDPASDGTYLKVFCDMTTDGGAWLLASKFVMQNSTPPAQAPLKTSYRGIASNQMLLTKTAMNQLRTHMNFTQLRFHCKKQTTGRTFHITTAANSLGEAVVQYFSGQTDVLPYACGSFVKMNDDNSRLAEKCHEWGNSKNGKWGHVNLNEDRLYNHPAFVERTAHWLLPYNNIYSDRFECDDNLNENKLSAYDFWEIYAR